The Gasterosteus aculeatus chromosome 17, fGasAcu3.hap1.1, whole genome shotgun sequence genome includes a window with the following:
- the LOC144383048 gene encoding uncharacterized protein LOC144383048: MGSKSLDACLIPVPSSVCHTITDGSPVDGGPADPTAGLQNAAEVSARPPTNAPSESSYPPEPKISSRSKKEATGSGAGKHHHSNHRSPNKKTSKGNPKGRKSTEKNKLSKKKDDKGGEGHHQHSSGNHRSRRRSPSKGHGRSRSAENTLDSRDGGRRRQGRSPDRRRGQHSSPQRRRSPRRYRSPHRSRQHSPTRRQARSSDPYRRYASPERPRRSNEKPTGGRAALMEPARSPEPSFSLEDSVLREPPLVGRLNREAALRRDEQLYGEDSLLMRASSMERAYKGDSLLRDVASRGQRDAFRDTLLPRVRTPDSDSAFQKYSSLLRGRSPERTVREGRYASRDASPAPLYRARSLGRDISPIRGSRRDDSEDEEDDDDFVAAKVREYYSTVKTNSSRSSALPEPKKTYKDNPKDLSI, encoded by the coding sequence ATGGGTTCTAAGAGTCTCGATGCGTGTTTGATCCCCGTGCCCTCGTCTGTATGTCACACTATTACAGACGGCAGCCCCGTCGACGGCGGCCCCGCAGACCCAACCGCAGGGCTACAAAACGCTGCGGAAGTGAGCGCCCGGCCCCCAACCAACGCGCCATCGGAGTCGAGCTACCCACCAGAACCCAAAATATCATCCCGCAGCAAGAAGGAGGCGACCGGCTCCGGCGCCGGCAAACACCACCATTCCAACCACCGTTCCCCCAACAAGAAAACCAGCAAGGGAAACCCCAAAGGGAGGAAGTCCACGGAGAAGAACAAGCTGTCGAAGAAGAAGGACGACAAGGGGGGTGAAGGCCACCACCAACATTCCAGTGGGAACCAccgcagccgccgccgctcaCCTAGCAAGGGGCACGGCCGGTCGCGCAGCGCCGAGAACACACTGGACAGCCGCGATGGCGGACGACGACGACAGGGCCGCTCCCCCGACAGACGCCGCGGTCAGCACTCTTCTCCTCAACGCCGCCGCTCCCCCCGCCGCTACAGGTCGCCCCACCGCTCGCGGCAACACTCCCCCACCAGACGCCAAGCCCGCTCCTCGGACCCCTACCGCCGATACGCCTCCCCAGAGAGACCGCGCCGCAGCAACGAGAAGCCCACCGGGGGCAGGGCCGCATTGATGGAGCCGGCCAGGAGTCCCGAACCGAGCTTCAGTCTGGAGGACAGCGTCCTCCGGGAGCCGCCGCTCGTGGGCCGCCTGAACAGGGAGGCGGCGCTGCGCAGGGACGAGCAACTGTACGGGGAGGACAGTCTGCTGATGAGAGCGTCCTCCATGGAGAGAGCCTACAAGGGGGACAGCCTGCTGAGGGACGTGGCCTCCCGTGGCCAGAGAGACGCCTTCAGAGACACCCTCCTGCCCAGGGTGCGCACCCCCGACTCTGATTCAGCCTTCCAGAAGTACAGCTCGCTGCTGAGGGGGCGCTCGCCCGAGAGGACGGTGAGGGAGGGGCGCTACGCCAGCCGAGACGCCTCTCCCGCGCCGCTGTACCGAGCCCGCAGCCTGGGACGAGACATCTCCCCGATCAGGGGCTCTAGACGGGACGACTcggaggacgaagaggacgacGACGATTTTGTAGCGGCCAAGGTGAGGGAGTACTACAGCACGGTGAAGACCAACAGCAGCCGTTCATCCGCCCTGCCTGAGCCCAAGAAGACCTACAAGGACAACCCCAAAGACCTGAGTATCTGA